A stretch of the Clostridium botulinum genome encodes the following:
- a CDS encoding insulinase family protein: MEFKLNNEYHGFKFIEEKEIKDINSKARIFYHEKSGAKLLNLQNEDDNKVFAIGFRTPPDDSTGVPHIMEHSVLCGSRKFPIKDPFVELAKGSLNTFLNAMTFPDKTIYPVASRNEKDFFNLMDVYLDAVFYPNIYKYPEILMQEGWHYELDNKDDKITYKGVVYNEMKGAFSSPEDVLFRKIQETLFPDTTYGVESGGDPEVIPELTYEQFIDFHKKFYHPSNSYIYLYGDGDLDKELKFINEEYLSKFEKMSIDSHIDIQKPFGEIKEVVSEYPVSQGDSGNDKAFFSLNFVLKDNNPETYLAFEILEYLLLETPAAPLKKALIQNAIGKDVYGYFDSGILQPVFSVVVKNANADRKEEFKNIVFNTLKELVDKGIDKNLIEACINIKEFKLREMDTRNYPKGLIYYTKAMDSWLYDKDPCMYLEYENVLKKVKTALSTNYFEELIENNLINVNHGSLLILNPKAGLAEENDEKLRKKLSKYKASLSKKEIDDLINQTKTLKERQMSEEKKEDLEKIPLLSLEDINKKAEEFSLEEKSILENKVLFQPMFTNKIAYIKLVFDTTTVKEELIPYLGLLSGILGRIDTDKYSYGDLSNEINIYTGGVSYAPVTFIQNNTNGDFMPKFIVKSKALVDKVPKLLEIIEEVLLRTNVEDKNRLKEIIQEMKSRLEMLIFDAGHIVAANRLFSYFSKVAKYEECISGLEFYKFVEEIEENFDDRFEEVVDKLKQVQKIIFNRRNLIVNVALEENDYNEIESSLNGFLQKLRNEKLESHEYSFDFSKKNEGLLTQGNVQYVMKGYNYRDLGYTYKGSMQVLKTIESLDYLWNKIRVLGGAYGSFASFGRSGNLFFGSYRDPNIKESLEVYDKAEEYLRNFDADDREMTKYIIGTISGLDTPLTPASKSERTLSYYLSNITQEDIQKERDEVINCSKNDIRDFANMVKDCMSKNYICVLGNSIKIKENKELFNELVEIFK; the protein is encoded by the coding sequence ATGGAATTCAAATTAAACAATGAGTATCATGGATTTAAGTTTATAGAAGAAAAAGAAATTAAAGATATAAATTCAAAAGCAAGAATATTTTATCACGAAAAAAGTGGTGCAAAACTTTTAAATCTCCAAAATGAAGATGATAATAAAGTTTTTGCAATAGGCTTTAGAACACCACCTGATGATAGTACAGGTGTTCCTCATATTATGGAACATTCAGTACTTTGCGGTTCAAGAAAATTTCCAATAAAAGATCCATTTGTTGAACTTGCTAAAGGATCATTAAATACTTTTTTAAATGCTATGACATTTCCAGATAAAACGATATATCCAGTAGCAAGTAGAAATGAAAAAGACTTTTTTAATTTAATGGATGTATATTTAGACGCTGTATTTTATCCTAATATATATAAATATCCAGAAATATTAATGCAAGAGGGATGGCATTACGAATTAGATAATAAAGATGATAAAATTACCTATAAAGGGGTAGTATATAATGAAATGAAAGGTGCCTTTTCATCACCTGAGGATGTATTATTTAGAAAAATACAAGAAACTTTATTCCCTGATACTACTTATGGCGTAGAATCCGGTGGTGATCCAGAAGTTATTCCGGAGCTTACTTATGAACAATTTATAGATTTTCATAAAAAGTTTTATCATCCTTCGAATAGCTATATATATTTATATGGTGATGGTGATTTAGATAAAGAACTTAAGTTTATAAATGAAGAATATTTAAGTAAATTTGAAAAAATGAGTATAGATTCTCATATAGATATTCAAAAACCATTTGGAGAGATTAAAGAAGTTGTAAGTGAGTATCCAGTATCACAAGGAGATTCAGGTAATGATAAGGCTTTCTTTAGTTTGAATTTTGTCTTGAAAGACAATAATCCAGAAACTTATCTAGCGTTTGAAATATTAGAGTATTTATTATTAGAAACTCCAGCTGCACCACTAAAAAAAGCTCTTATACAAAACGCTATAGGAAAAGATGTATATGGATATTTTGATTCGGGAATACTTCAACCTGTATTTAGTGTAGTTGTTAAAAATGCTAATGCAGACAGAAAAGAAGAATTTAAAAATATAGTATTTAACACATTAAAAGAACTTGTAGATAAAGGAATAGATAAAAATTTAATTGAAGCTTGTATTAATATAAAAGAATTTAAGTTAAGAGAAATGGATACAAGAAATTATCCAAAAGGATTAATATACTATACTAAGGCTATGGACAGTTGGCTATATGACAAAGATCCATGTATGTATTTAGAATATGAAAATGTATTGAAAAAAGTAAAAACAGCATTATCCACAAATTATTTTGAAGAGCTTATAGAAAACAATCTAATAAATGTTAATCATGGGTCATTATTAATTTTAAATCCTAAAGCAGGTTTAGCTGAAGAAAATGATGAAAAATTAAGAAAAAAATTAAGTAAATATAAGGCATCACTTTCTAAAAAAGAAATAGATGATTTAATAAATCAAACAAAGACTTTAAAAGAAAGACAAATGAGTGAAGAGAAAAAAGAGGATTTAGAAAAAATACCACTACTTTCTTTAGAAGATATAAACAAAAAAGCTGAAGAATTTTCTTTAGAAGAAAAATCAATTTTAGAAAATAAAGTTCTTTTTCAACCTATGTTTACAAATAAGATAGCTTATATAAAATTAGTTTTTGATACTACAACTGTTAAAGAAGAACTTATTCCTTATTTGGGGTTATTATCAGGAATACTTGGAAGAATAGATACAGATAAATATAGTTATGGAGATTTATCAAATGAAATAAATATATATACTGGGGGAGTAAGCTATGCTCCAGTTACATTTATACAAAATAATACTAATGGAGATTTTATGCCTAAATTTATTGTAAAATCTAAGGCACTAGTTGATAAAGTTCCTAAGTTACTAGAAATTATAGAAGAAGTTTTACTTAGAACAAATGTAGAAGATAAAAACAGGCTAAAAGAAATTATTCAGGAAATGAAATCTCGTTTAGAGATGCTTATTTTTGATGCAGGACATATTGTTGCTGCAAATAGACTATTTTCTTACTTTTCAAAAGTAGCTAAATATGAAGAATGTATATCAGGATTAGAATTTTATAAATTTGTAGAAGAAATAGAAGAGAATTTTGACGATAGATTTGAAGAAGTAGTAGATAAGTTAAAACAAGTACAAAAGATTATATTTAATAGAAGAAACTTAATTGTAAATGTTGCATTAGAAGAGAATGATTATAATGAAATAGAATCTAGTTTAAATGGATTTTTACAAAAATTAAGAAATGAAAAACTAGAAAGCCATGAATATAGTTTTGATTTTAGTAAAAAGAATGAAGGATTATTAACTCAAGGAAATGTACAATATGTAATGAAAGGATATAATTATAGAGATTTAGGATATACGTATAAAGGAAGTATGCAAGTACTAAAAACTATAGAAAGCTTAGACTATTTATGGAACAAGATACGTGTGCTTGGTGGAGCATATGGATCATTTGCAAGCTTCGGTAGAAGTGGTAATCTATTCTTTGGTTCTTATAGAGATCCTAATATAAAGGAAAGTTTAGAAGTATATGATAAGGCAGAAGAATATTTAAGAAATTTTGATGCAGATGATAGAGAAATGACAAAATACATTATAGGAACTATAAGTGGTTTAGATACGCCATTAACTCCAGCATCAAAATCAGAAAGAACTTTATCTTATTATTTAAGCAATATAACTCAAGAAGACATACAAAAAGAAAGAGATGAAGTAATAAATTGTAGTAAAAATGATATACGAGATTTTGCTAATATGGTTAAGGATTGTATGAGCAAAAATTATATATGTGTTCTTGGTAATTCTATAAAGATAAAAGAAAATAAAGAATTATTTAATGAACTTGTAGAAATATTTAAGTAA
- a CDS encoding aminopeptidase — translation MVQDKSQLEKKYEYAWDKYSEEELKEVFLLNERYINFMSNCKTERECIDEFVKIAEDNGYKNIEDVMEENEKLNPGDKVYANNMGKTLAMFVIGNEPFERGLSILGAHVDSPRLDLKQNPLYENTDLALFDTHYYGGIKKYQWVTLPLAIHGVIAKKNAEVVKVVIGEDENDPVVGISDLLIHLAGSQMDKKLAKGVEGEDLNILIGSMPIKDKDAENRVKQNILRLLNEKYDIDEEDFVSAELEVVPAGRARHYGLDRSMVMAYGHDDRVCAYTSFEALLNVENPEKTCVALLVDKEEIGSVGATGMQSRFFENTVAEVMNLVGDYSELKLRRTLTNSKMLSSDVSAAFDPNYPSVMEKRNCAYFGKGVVFNKYTGARGKSGSNDASAEYMGEIRAMMEKHNVSWQTAELGKVDEGGGGTIAYILAEYGMNVIDCGVAVQNMHAPWEVVSKADVYETMRAYCAFLKEA, via the coding sequence AAAAGAAGTATTTTTACTAAATGAAAGATACATAAATTTTATGTCAAACTGCAAAACAGAAAGAGAATGTATAGATGAGTTTGTAAAAATTGCAGAAGATAATGGATATAAAAACATTGAAGATGTAATGGAAGAAAATGAAAAATTAAATCCAGGGGATAAGGTTTATGCAAATAATATGGGAAAAACTTTAGCCATGTTTGTAATAGGAAATGAACCTTTCGAAAGAGGATTAAGCATATTAGGTGCACATGTAGATTCACCTAGACTTGATTTAAAACAAAATCCATTATATGAAAATACTGATTTAGCTTTATTCGATACTCATTATTATGGAGGAATAAAAAAATATCAATGGGTTACTTTACCACTTGCAATTCATGGAGTAATCGCTAAGAAAAATGCAGAAGTAGTTAAAGTTGTTATAGGAGAAGATGAAAATGATCCTGTAGTTGGTATATCAGATCTTTTAATTCATTTAGCTGGAAGTCAAATGGACAAAAAATTAGCTAAAGGTGTAGAAGGAGAAGACTTGAATATATTAATTGGAAGTATGCCAATTAAGGATAAAGATGCTGAAAATAGAGTCAAACAAAATATTTTAAGATTATTAAATGAAAAATATGATATAGATGAAGAAGATTTTGTATCAGCTGAATTAGAAGTTGTACCTGCTGGACGTGCAAGACACTATGGATTAGATAGAAGTATGGTTATGGCATATGGTCATGATGACAGAGTTTGTGCATATACTTCATTTGAAGCGTTATTAAATGTTGAAAATCCAGAAAAAACTTGTGTAGCTTTATTAGTTGACAAAGAAGAAATTGGAAGTGTTGGTGCTACAGGAATGCAATCAAGATTCTTTGAAAATACAGTAGCAGAAGTTATGAATCTTGTAGGAGATTATAGTGAATTAAAATTAAGAAGAACTCTTACGAATTCAAAAATGTTATCATCTGATGTAAGTGCTGCTTTTGATCCAAACTATCCATCAGTAATGGAAAAAAGAAATTGTGCGTATTTTGGTAAAGGTGTAGTATTTAATAAATATACAGGTGCAAGAGGAAAATCAGGTTCAAATGATGCTAGTGCAGAATATATGGGTGAAATTAGAGCCATGATGGAAAAGCATAATGTATCATGGCAAACTGCAGAGCTTGGAAAAGTTGATGAAGGCGGCGGTGGAACTATAGCATATATACTTGCTGAATATGGTATGAATGTTATAGATTGTGGTGTTGCTGTACAAAATATGCATGCTCCATGGGAAGTAGTATCTAAGGCTGATGTATATGAAACTATGAGAGCATATTGTGCATTTTTAAAAGAAGCATAA
- the brnQ gene encoding branched-chain amino acid transport system II carrier protein yields MNKRIKDYLVIGFALFAMFFGAGNLIFPPALGRQTGDGYLFSILGFLITGVGLPLLGILSCVKSGGNFEVMASKVGKKFSLITTTALILAIGPMVAIPRTAATTFELSIHPLFPSIKPFMIILIYFIVVLAFVLKPSSIVDNIGKFLTPTLILMLSLIIIKGIIFPIGPITDTNFNNLFSTSLLQGYQTMDAMAAVIFASIIITSVKRKGYKTSNDIIKTTIISSIVAVVGLSFIYGGLLYLGSQTTTLFNANITRTGLITEISKNILGFFGTFALSISVGLACLTTSIGLTATASEFFAKLSKGKLPYKFNAITICLISMIIALNGVDIIVSLASPILDILYPVVIVIILLNLLGNTIKNTKVISITVYVTLLFSVLSTINSINPNIYLVKDIVHKIPLSNLGFIWVIPCFVTFVVTYLIFNKKTSSDNNFSEKVIDNNIIND; encoded by the coding sequence ATGAACAAACGAATAAAAGACTATTTGGTGATTGGATTCGCACTTTTCGCTATGTTTTTTGGGGCAGGTAATTTAATATTTCCTCCTGCACTAGGACGCCAAACTGGAGATGGATATCTTTTTTCAATACTAGGCTTTTTAATAACCGGTGTTGGACTTCCTTTACTAGGCATCTTATCTTGCGTAAAAAGTGGGGGCAATTTTGAAGTAATGGCAAGTAAAGTCGGAAAGAAATTTTCCTTAATAACTACCACTGCATTGATACTTGCTATAGGTCCTATGGTTGCAATTCCTAGAACTGCTGCTACGACCTTTGAATTAAGCATACACCCATTATTTCCATCTATAAAGCCATTTATGATAATTTTAATATATTTCATTGTTGTACTTGCTTTCGTTTTGAAGCCAAGCTCTATAGTCGATAATATAGGTAAATTCTTAACACCTACTTTAATACTTATGCTTTCTTTAATAATTATAAAAGGAATAATTTTCCCTATAGGACCAATTACCGATACTAATTTTAATAATCTCTTTTCAACTTCATTGTTGCAAGGATATCAAACAATGGATGCTATGGCAGCAGTAATATTTGCCTCAATTATTATTACTTCTGTAAAAAGAAAAGGATATAAAACATCTAATGATATAATAAAAACAACGATTATCTCTAGTATAGTTGCTGTTGTAGGACTTAGCTTTATATATGGTGGACTTTTATATCTAGGTTCACAAACTACTACTTTATTCAATGCTAATATAACTAGAACCGGATTAATAACTGAAATATCTAAAAATATACTTGGATTTTTTGGAACATTCGCTCTTAGTATTTCTGTAGGCCTTGCTTGTTTGACAACATCTATTGGTCTTACTGCTACAGCATCTGAATTTTTTGCTAAACTATCTAAAGGTAAACTACCTTATAAATTTAATGCTATAACTATATGTCTAATAAGTATGATAATTGCTTTAAATGGTGTTGATATAATCGTATCTTTAGCATCACCTATTTTAGATATATTATATCCAGTAGTAATAGTAATAATCTTATTAAATCTTTTAGGAAATACAATTAAAAATACTAAAGTTATATCTATAACTGTTTATGTAACTCTTTTATTTTCTGTTTTAAGTACTATAAATTCTATAAATCCTAATATTTATTTAGTTAAAGATATTGTGCACAAAATTCCTTTATCTAATTTAGGATTTATATGGGTAATTCCTTGTTTCGTGACATTTGTAGTTACATACCTTATTTTTAATAAAAAAACTTCTTCAGATAACAATTTTTCTGAAAAAGTAATAGATAATAATATAATAAATGACTAG
- a CDS encoding DUF4883 family protein, translated as MKKGSFIFIVLALIGSILISGKMYLNRKKPSNFYYTNLLAKNLSLYDKYEVKILDTNFYKRQDISNEDIKIICSFFKELKKPNFITPSSSFNEKPKYKIFFSFPQSKERYVINVYNSEYLSVQPWDGDFPMDYISTKNIPYRFSIYNLCKNAFFSKQNTLKQ; from the coding sequence TTGAAAAAAGGAAGTTTTATATTTATTGTATTAGCATTAATAGGTTCTATTTTAATAAGTGGCAAAATGTATCTTAATAGAAAGAAACCTTCCAATTTTTATTATACCAATTTACTTGCAAAAAATTTAAGCTTATATGATAAATACGAAGTAAAAATATTAGACACAAATTTTTATAAACGTCAAGATATTTCTAATGAAGATATAAAAATAATATGCAGTTTTTTCAAAGAACTTAAAAAACCTAACTTTATAACCCCTTCGTCTTCTTTTAATGAAAAACCTAAATATAAAATATTTTTTTCTTTTCCTCAAAGTAAAGAAAGGTATGTAATTAATGTATACAATTCTGAATACTTATCTGTTCAACCCTGGGATGGCGACTTTCCTATGGATTACATAAGTACTAAAAATATACCTTATAGATTTAGTATATATAATCTATGTAAAAATGCTTTTTTTAGTAAACAAAATACTTTAAAACAATAA
- a CDS encoding PHP domain-containing protein: MYKKGDFHLHTTASDGKLSPTELVTLAKDNGFDIISITDHDNTFGLEEGIASGVKLGIKIIPGIELSTRYNGESIHVLGYFKDDSYKNSFFQNYLKEIQDYRISRAKKILKNLYKFFNIELDFNKILKANKGVIARPHIAKAIIQAGYPYDFDFIFDNIIGNDSPAYVPNKEISIEEGLSVLKSANAITSLAHPTLIKKSSVEEILQYDFDCIEAIYPLNKSGETEKFISLAPEYNKDISGGSDYHGLEKTDTKHGYIGDAILTGTNLENFLRLLNL, from the coding sequence ATGTATAAAAAAGGTGATTTTCATTTACACACTACAGCATCTGACGGCAAATTATCTCCTACTGAATTAGTTACGTTAGCCAAAGATAATGGCTTTGATATTATATCTATTACAGATCACGATAATACCTTTGGACTAGAAGAAGGCATAGCTTCAGGAGTAAAACTAGGTATTAAAATCATTCCCGGAATAGAGCTTTCCACAAGATATAATGGTGAAAGTATTCATGTGTTAGGATATTTTAAAGATGATTCTTATAAAAACTCCTTCTTTCAAAATTATCTTAAAGAAATACAAGATTATAGAATTTCAAGAGCTAAAAAGATATTAAAAAATTTATATAAATTTTTTAATATCGAATTAGATTTTAATAAAATTCTTAAGGCTAATAAAGGTGTAATCGCAAGACCTCATATAGCAAAAGCTATAATACAAGCTGGTTACCCTTATGATTTTGACTTTATATTCGATAATATAATTGGAAATGATAGTCCAGCCTATGTACCCAATAAAGAAATTTCAATAGAAGAAGGACTTTCTGTTTTAAAATCAGCTAATGCAATTACATCCCTTGCACATCCTACACTTATAAAAAAATCTTCTGTAGAAGAAATCTTACAATATGATTTTGATTGCATTGAAGCTATTTATCCTTTAAATAAATCAGGCGAAACAGAAAAATTTATTTCCCTAGCCCCAGAATATAACAAGGATATCTCTGGTGGTTCAGACTATCATGGTTTAGAAAAAACAGATACTAAACATGGTTACATAGGAGATGCCATTTTAACTGGAACTAATCTTGAAAATTTTTTAAGACTTTTGAATTTATAA